The Xanthobacter flavus genome includes a window with the following:
- a CDS encoding DUF882 domain-containing protein: MAGSLVLAGTTSLQNAVANGDTRTITLHHTHSGENGSFTFKKDGRYDPAVLAQLNHFLRDWRNQKSTQMDPQLFDIVWEVYREVDATAPIQIVSSYRSPETNSMLRSRSSGVAKFSQHMLGKAMDFYIPGVNLTDLRVAGLRLQRGGVGFYPTSGSPFVHMDTGSVRHWPRMSHDQLARVFPDGKTVHVPTDGRPLAKYDVALAELQARGSKPGVGVASGGKSKNFFASLFGKKDAEDDEGGEAPAAASSTVASAEDSAPRETPAAAPARAVRMASTTMPIPPTRPAEIVAGAMVSAQATRNGFLAPLPLPRPAEADRGTRTASLGAAPVPLPSVITRGTDGETGPVLGYASAGSMMDQRMPLTGGFMAGAHGHTASVATAPVAASAPSPGRQRTKLSEIAFGRLFLSPSLSNELYLRVPEMRQLATFMAPPREVVATAFSRDGSFGLKARFAGTAVADLPTYVFRAPQVAYNTSRM, from the coding sequence ATGGCGGGAAGTCTCGTCCTCGCCGGCACCACTTCGCTGCAGAATGCGGTCGCCAACGGCGACACCCGCACCATCACCCTGCACCACACCCATTCCGGCGAAAACGGCAGCTTCACCTTCAAGAAGGACGGCCGCTACGACCCGGCGGTTCTCGCCCAGCTGAACCATTTCCTGCGTGACTGGCGCAACCAGAAGTCGACGCAGATGGACCCCCAGCTGTTCGACATCGTCTGGGAAGTCTACCGGGAGGTGGACGCCACCGCGCCGATCCAGATCGTCTCGTCTTACCGGTCGCCGGAAACCAACTCCATGCTGCGCTCCCGCTCCAGCGGCGTGGCGAAGTTCTCCCAGCACATGCTGGGCAAGGCGATGGACTTCTACATTCCCGGCGTGAACCTCACCGATCTGCGCGTCGCGGGCCTCAGGCTCCAGCGTGGGGGCGTCGGCTTCTATCCCACCTCCGGCTCCCCCTTCGTCCATATGGACACCGGCAGCGTGCGCCACTGGCCGCGCATGAGCCACGACCAGCTCGCCCGCGTCTTCCCGGACGGCAAGACCGTGCATGTGCCCACCGACGGGCGCCCGCTGGCGAAGTATGACGTGGCTCTGGCCGAGCTCCAGGCGCGCGGCTCCAAGCCCGGCGTGGGCGTCGCAAGCGGCGGCAAGAGCAAGAACTTCTTCGCCAGCCTGTTCGGCAAGAAGGATGCGGAGGACGACGAGGGCGGCGAAGCCCCGGCCGCGGCCTCCTCAACGGTGGCCTCCGCCGAAGACAGCGCACCCCGCGAGACGCCCGCCGCCGCGCCGGCCCGCGCGGTCCGCATGGCGTCCACCACCATGCCGATTCCCCCGACCCGTCCGGCGGAGATCGTCGCCGGTGCCATGGTCAGCGCCCAGGCGACGCGCAACGGCTTCCTCGCCCCGCTGCCCCTCCCGCGCCCGGCGGAGGCCGATCGCGGGACGCGCACCGCCAGCCTCGGCGCGGCGCCCGTGCCGCTGCCCTCGGTCATCACGCGCGGAACGGACGGAGAGACGGGGCCGGTTCTCGGCTACGCCTCGGCTGGTTCGATGATGGATCAGCGCATGCCGCTCACCGGCGGCTTCATGGCCGGGGCACACGGGCACACGGCCTCCGTCGCGACCGCGCCGGTGGCCGCAAGCGCCCCCTCTCCCGGACGGCAGCGCACCAAGCTGTCGGAAATCGCCTTCGGGCGCCTGTTCCTGTCGCCGAGCCTGTCCAACGAGCTCTACCTGCGCGTGCCGGAGATGCGGCAGCTGGCGACCTTCATGGCGCCGCCGCGCGAGGTGGTGGCGACAGCCTTCTCGCGGGATGGCTCGTTCGGCCTCAAGGCCCGCTTCGCCGGCACCGCCGTGGCGGACCTGCCGACCTATGTGTTCCGTGCGCCGCAGGTGGCCTACAACACCTCGCGCATGTGA
- a CDS encoding DUF2312 domain-containing protein has protein sequence MTDSPAGFAKEQLKSFIERIERLEEEKKAIADDIKDVFAEAKANGFDVKALRTILKIRKEDVDERKEHEAIVDLYMQALGIFV, from the coding sequence GTGACAGATTCCCCCGCGGGCTTTGCCAAGGAACAGCTCAAGTCCTTCATCGAGCGCATCGAGCGCCTCGAGGAGGAGAAGAAGGCCATTGCCGACGACATCAAGGACGTGTTCGCCGAAGCCAAGGCCAACGGCTTCGACGTGAAGGCGCTGCGCACCATCCTGAAGATCCGCAAGGAGGATGTGGACGAGCGCAAGGAGCACGAGGCCATCGTGGATCTCTATATGCAGGCGCTCGGCATTTTCGTCTGA
- a CDS encoding DMT family transporter, giving the protein MSKAPTLSMALGTVVLTIGALAMGASVLFVRLADVGPFASAFWRVALALPPLALWAALAEGARAFRPDRLSLLAGAFFAGDLFFWHLAILGTTVANATVLATTSPLWITAFAVLVLRQKVSRAGLIGLALCIAGALALVGRSWQFDPQHLPGDAAGLATAVFFAGYFLAVSRARAARGAAAITFVSTATTALLLLMVALVAEPTLWPASTGGAAALVALALVSQVGGQGLMAVGLAAVPPAFGALVFFLEVASAAVLGALLLDEPLTALQAAGGALILAGIVVARPRARKARSAVPPPATGYREGRH; this is encoded by the coding sequence GTGAGCAAAGCCCCCACCCTGAGTATGGCCCTGGGTACCGTGGTGCTGACGATCGGGGCGCTGGCCATGGGCGCCTCCGTGCTGTTCGTGCGGCTCGCGGACGTGGGACCGTTCGCCAGCGCCTTCTGGCGGGTGGCGCTCGCCCTGCCGCCGCTGGCGCTCTGGGCCGCCCTCGCGGAGGGAGCGCGCGCCTTCCGGCCCGACCGGCTCTCGCTGCTTGCCGGCGCCTTCTTCGCCGGAGATCTCTTCTTCTGGCACCTCGCCATCCTCGGCACGACGGTCGCCAATGCCACGGTGCTCGCCACCACCTCCCCCTTGTGGATCACCGCCTTCGCCGTGCTGGTGCTGCGCCAGAAGGTCTCCCGTGCGGGCCTTATCGGCCTCGCGCTGTGCATCGCGGGCGCGCTGGCGCTCGTGGGACGATCCTGGCAGTTCGACCCGCAGCATCTGCCCGGTGACGCGGCGGGACTGGCGACGGCGGTGTTCTTCGCGGGCTATTTCCTCGCGGTGAGCCGGGCGCGCGCGGCGCGCGGTGCGGCGGCCATCACCTTCGTCTCCACTGCCACCACCGCGCTGCTCCTGCTGATGGTGGCGCTCGTCGCCGAGCCGACCCTCTGGCCGGCCAGCACCGGCGGCGCGGCGGCGCTGGTGGCGCTGGCGCTCGTCTCGCAGGTGGGCGGGCAGGGGCTGATGGCGGTGGGCCTCGCCGCCGTGCCGCCGGCCTTCGGTGCCCTCGTCTTCTTCCTGGAGGTCGCCTCCGCCGCCGTGCTCGGCGCCCTGCTATTGGACGAGCCGCTCACCGCGCTTCAGGCGGCGGGCGGCGCCTTGATCCTCGCCGGCATCGTGGTCGCCCGGCCCCGCGCGCGAAAGGCGCGCAGCGCGGTTCCCCCACCCGCCACCGGCTACCGGGAGGGCAGGCATTGA
- a CDS encoding DUF1036 domain-containing protein, which translates to MPFAATLFRFDGMPEPCASGIPTPERQARRSPRSPAPRSPAPRRRSPRRLALLVGATLALGIGATLVPTPAAAEFRLCNRTQSRVGIALGYKEGDAWATEGWWNVAANSCETLLRGDLAARFYYLYAVDYDQGGEWAGKAYMCTREKEFTIKGAEDCLARGFDRTGFFEVDTQEQKSWTVQLTESNQSKQSQAPAPLPPPVPRAKP; encoded by the coding sequence ATGCCCTTCGCTGCCACGCTCTTCCGCTTCGACGGCATGCCCGAACCCTGCGCGTCCGGCATCCCAACTCCGGAGCGGCAGGCCCGCCGTTCGCCAAGAAGTCCTGCGCCAAGAAGTCCTGCGCCAAGACGCCGTTCGCCAAGACGCCTCGCGCTCCTCGTCGGCGCCACGCTCGCGCTCGGCATCGGCGCCACCCTCGTGCCGACCCCCGCTGCCGCCGAATTCCGGCTGTGCAACCGCACCCAGAGCCGGGTCGGCATCGCCCTCGGCTACAAGGAAGGCGACGCCTGGGCCACCGAAGGCTGGTGGAATGTCGCGGCCAACAGCTGCGAGACGCTGCTGCGCGGCGACCTCGCTGCCCGCTTCTATTACCTTTACGCGGTGGATTACGACCAGGGCGGCGAGTGGGCCGGCAAGGCCTACATGTGCACGCGGGAAAAGGAATTCACCATCAAGGGCGCCGAGGACTGCCTCGCGCGCGGCTTCGACCGCACCGGCTTCTTCGAAGTGGACACGCAGGAGCAGAAGTCCTGGACGGTTCAGCTCACGGAATCGAACCAGTCCAAGCAGAGCCAGGCCCCTGCCCCTCTGCCGCCGCCGGTGCCCCGCGCGAAGCCCTGA
- the ykgO gene encoding type B 50S ribosomal protein L36 codes for MKIRNSLKSLLGRHRENRLVRRKGRVYIINKTQKRYKARQG; via the coding sequence ATGAAGATCCGCAATTCCCTGAAGTCGCTGCTCGGCCGCCACCGCGAGAACCGTCTCGTGCGCCGCAAGGGCCGCGTCTACATCATCAACAAGACCCAGAAGCGCTACAAGGCGCGCCAGGGCTGA
- the rlmH gene encoding 23S rRNA (pseudouridine(1915)-N(3))-methyltransferase RlmH — translation MRLVLACVGRLKAGAERELVTRYVDRIRPAGRPLGLGPCDMIEIAESAARRAEDRMAEEATALLAGIPAGAGIVVLDPRGRHLSSEDFARRIASDRDGGLAALAFVIGGADGLGEEVRARASLMIAYGTATFPHQLVRVMLAEQIYRAVTILAGHPYHRA, via the coding sequence GTGCGCCTCGTCCTCGCCTGTGTCGGCCGGCTGAAAGCCGGCGCCGAGCGCGAGCTCGTGACCCGCTACGTGGATCGCATCCGCCCCGCCGGCCGGCCGCTGGGGCTTGGCCCATGCGACATGATCGAGATCGCTGAATCCGCCGCGCGCCGCGCCGAGGACCGCATGGCCGAGGAAGCCACAGCGCTCCTCGCGGGCATCCCGGCGGGTGCCGGCATCGTGGTGCTCGATCCGCGTGGGCGCCATCTCTCCAGCGAGGACTTCGCCCGTCGCATCGCCTCGGACCGCGATGGCGGGCTTGCCGCCCTTGCCTTCGTCATCGGCGGAGCGGACGGGCTGGGGGAAGAGGTCCGGGCGCGGGCATCCCTCATGATCGCCTATGGCACGGCCACTTTTCCCCACCAGCTGGTGCGCGTGATGCTGGCGGAGCAGATCTATCGGGCGGTCACCATCCTCGCCGGGCATCCCTACCACCGGGCGTAA
- the rsfS gene encoding ribosome silencing factor: protein MTPPATVSDAKVSEALPDAAEILALVQARLEDDKSEDIVSIDLRGKTSIADYMVVASGRSQRHVGAIAEHLIEALKAVGIKQVRVEGQPACDWVLIDANDVIVHVFQPEVRNFYNIEKMWAGTPRS, encoded by the coding sequence ATGACACCGCCCGCCACGGTTTCAGACGCCAAGGTTTCCGAGGCGCTTCCCGACGCTGCGGAAATCCTCGCCCTCGTCCAAGCCCGGCTGGAAGACGACAAGTCCGAGGACATCGTCTCCATCGACCTGCGCGGCAAAACCTCCATCGCCGATTACATGGTGGTTGCCTCCGGCCGCTCGCAGCGGCATGTGGGCGCCATCGCCGAGCACCTCATCGAGGCGCTCAAGGCGGTGGGGATCAAGCAGGTGCGAGTCGAAGGCCAGCCGGCCTGCGACTGGGTGCTCATCGACGCGAACGACGTGATCGTCCACGTCTTCCAACCCGAGGTCCGCAACTTCTACAATATCGAGAAGATGTGGGCCGGGACGCCCCGCTCCTGA
- a CDS encoding nicotinate-nucleotide adenylyltransferase encodes MTSYGPVVEPVTPRAARRLPFVTPGLRVGLFGGSFNPAHGAHRAASLLALRRLGLDRVWWLVTPGNPLKDNRALPPLEERIAIARAVARHPRIDVTGFEAGIGTRYTYETLAYLVRRLPGVRFVWIMGADNLAHFDRWQHWRGIADLVPIAVVDRMGQSLAATASPAAQALARYRLGEHEARLLADCAPPAWVFLHGLKSPLSSTGIRAARGVR; translated from the coding sequence GTGACATCCTACGGCCCCGTCGTGGAGCCCGTGACGCCGCGTGCCGCGCGGCGTCTGCCCTTCGTCACGCCGGGCCTGCGGGTCGGGCTGTTCGGGGGCAGCTTCAATCCCGCCCACGGCGCGCACCGGGCAGCGAGCCTCCTCGCCTTGCGCCGGCTCGGCCTCGACCGGGTGTGGTGGCTGGTGACGCCGGGCAATCCCCTGAAGGACAATCGCGCTTTGCCGCCACTGGAGGAGCGCATCGCCATCGCCCGCGCGGTGGCGCGCCATCCGCGCATCGATGTGACCGGCTTCGAGGCCGGCATCGGCACCCGCTACACCTACGAGACGCTGGCCTATCTGGTGCGGCGGCTGCCGGGCGTGCGCTTCGTCTGGATCATGGGGGCGGACAATCTCGCCCATTTCGACCGCTGGCAGCATTGGCGGGGCATCGCGGATCTCGTGCCCATCGCGGTGGTGGATCGCATGGGCCAGAGCCTCGCCGCCACCGCCTCTCCGGCTGCGCAGGCGCTGGCGCGCTATCGTCTCGGCGAGCATGAGGCCCGCCTCCTGGCGGACTGCGCGCCGCCCGCCTGGGTATTCCTCCACGGGCTGAAATCCCCCCTGTCTTCAACGGGAATCCGGGCCGCGCGCGGGGTGCGGTAA
- a CDS encoding glutamate-5-semialdehyde dehydrogenase — protein MMRDMGRRARAAARTLALAAPEQKTQALHAAAAAIRAAAPEILAANADDVAKATADGMTGSFLDRLTLTPARVEAMAEGVEQVAALPDPIGLVTERWTRPNGLIIERVRTPLGVIGVIYESRPNVTADAAALCLRAGNAVILRGGSDSLASSGAIHRALVVGLTAAGLPEDAVQFVSVPDRAAVGHMLAGLGNTVDVIVPRGGKSLVARVQSDARVPVFAHLDGINHVYVDKAADLDMAKTVVLNAKMRRTGVCGAAETLLVDRAVAGTHLKPLVEILIDAGCEIRGDAEVQAVDGRVKPAVPEDWDTEYLDAIIAAKVVDGVGDAIAHIEAHGSHHTDSIVTEDAAAADRFLAEVDSAIVLHNASTQFADGGEFGFGAEIGIATGRMHARGPVGAEQLTSFKYRIHGSGQTRP, from the coding sequence ATGATGCGCGACATGGGCAGGCGCGCCCGCGCCGCCGCACGCACCCTCGCCCTCGCCGCGCCGGAGCAGAAGACGCAGGCGCTCCATGCCGCCGCCGCCGCCATCCGCGCGGCTGCGCCGGAGATCCTTGCCGCCAATGCCGACGATGTGGCCAAGGCCACGGCGGACGGCATGACCGGCTCCTTCCTCGACCGGCTCACCCTCACCCCCGCGCGGGTGGAGGCCATGGCCGAGGGCGTGGAGCAGGTGGCCGCGCTTCCCGATCCCATCGGCCTCGTCACCGAGCGCTGGACCCGTCCCAACGGCCTCATCATCGAGCGCGTGCGCACGCCGCTCGGCGTCATCGGCGTCATCTACGAGAGCCGGCCCAACGTGACGGCGGACGCGGCTGCGCTGTGCCTGCGGGCCGGCAATGCGGTGATCCTGCGTGGCGGCTCGGACAGCCTCGCCTCCTCCGGCGCCATCCACCGGGCCTTAGTGGTCGGCCTCACGGCCGCCGGGCTGCCGGAGGATGCCGTGCAGTTCGTGAGCGTGCCGGACCGCGCGGCCGTCGGCCACATGCTGGCCGGCCTTGGCAACACCGTGGACGTGATCGTGCCGCGCGGGGGCAAGAGCCTCGTCGCCCGCGTCCAGAGCGATGCCCGCGTGCCCGTCTTCGCCCATCTCGACGGCATCAATCACGTCTATGTGGACAAGGCGGCCGACCTCGACATGGCGAAGACCGTGGTGCTGAACGCCAAGATGCGTCGAACCGGCGTCTGCGGCGCGGCCGAGACGCTTCTGGTGGACCGGGCGGTGGCCGGAACGCACCTCAAGCCGCTGGTGGAGATTCTGATCGACGCCGGCTGCGAGATCCGCGGCGATGCCGAGGTTCAGGCGGTGGATGGGCGCGTGAAGCCCGCCGTCCCCGAGGATTGGGACACGGAATATCTCGACGCCATCATCGCCGCGAAGGTGGTGGACGGGGTTGGCGACGCCATCGCCCATATCGAGGCGCACGGTTCTCATCACACCGATTCCATCGTCACCGAGGATGCGGCGGCGGCCGATCGCTTCCTCGCCGAGGTGGACAGCGCCATCGTGCTGCACAACGCCTCCACCCAGTTCGCCGATGGCGGCGAGTTCGGCTTCGGGGCCGAGATCGGCATCGCCACGGGGCGAATGCATGCGCGCGGCCCGGTGGGCGCCGAGCAGCTCACCTCCTTCAAGTACCGCATTCACGGGTCGGGACAGACCCGCCCGTGA
- a CDS encoding FG-GAP repeat domain-containing protein yields MRAFILVLLAGLAAAPAAHAQAGQGQTPQKPEGPLPHARPARGGGTIAEATLVGPTARYRHFVLGAPVEAAGLSVRMRDGRVLLLRLPDEEVFEDRRPRLADLDGDGRDEVVLVRSSSRTGSALVVVGERNGALAVIAEGPATGGPQRWLNPAGIADFDGDGRLDIAYVQQPHAVGRLRVFTLRGGALVEIAATGDTSNHVAGSPEMGLAAVADFDGDGVADLAVPSFDRRRLRFLAFKGGVHEIASRPLPAPAAGDFTLATVNGKPAVDVALAGGRRVTLTP; encoded by the coding sequence ATGCGCGCATTCATCCTTGTCCTTCTCGCCGGCCTCGCCGCCGCTCCGGCCGCCCATGCGCAAGCCGGCCAAGGCCAGACCCCCCAAAAACCGGAGGGTCCCCTGCCCCACGCCCGTCCCGCACGGGGCGGCGGAACCATCGCCGAGGCGACCCTGGTGGGTCCGACGGCCCGCTACCGGCATTTCGTGCTGGGTGCCCCGGTGGAGGCAGCCGGCCTCTCGGTGCGCATGCGCGACGGCCGCGTGCTGCTTCTGCGCCTGCCCGACGAGGAGGTGTTCGAGGACCGGCGCCCGCGCTTGGCCGACCTGGATGGCGACGGGCGCGACGAGGTGGTGCTGGTGCGCTCGTCCAGCCGCACCGGCTCTGCCCTCGTGGTGGTGGGCGAGCGCAACGGCGCCCTCGCCGTCATCGCGGAAGGCCCGGCCACCGGCGGACCCCAGCGCTGGCTGAATCCGGCGGGCATTGCCGATTTCGACGGCGATGGCCGTCTCGACATCGCTTATGTGCAGCAGCCCCATGCGGTGGGACGCCTGCGGGTGTTCACCCTGCGCGGCGGCGCACTGGTCGAGATCGCCGCGACCGGCGACACCTCCAACCATGTGGCGGGGTCCCCGGAGATGGGCCTTGCGGCGGTGGCGGACTTCGACGGCGACGGCGTGGCGGATCTGGCGGTGCCCAGCTTCGACCGCCGGCGCCTGCGCTTCCTCGCCTTCAAGGGCGGGGTGCACGAGATCGCCTCCCGTCCCCTTCCGGCGCCCGCGGCGGGGGATTTCACCCTCGCCACCGTGAACGGCAAGCCCGCCGTAGACGTCGCCCTCGCCGGCGGCCGCCGCGTGACGCTCACGCCCTGA
- the proB gene encoding glutamate 5-kinase, which produces MAFSESASSESVADAPAKTPAFADFRRIVIKVGSALLVDRAQGRVRLAWLTSLVEDIAALHAKGCEVMVVSSGAIALGRTVLGLPSGPLKLEDSQAAAAVGQIALSKTWADILGHYNITAGQVLLTLGDTEERRRYLNARSTLGRLMELRSVPIINENDTVATTEIRYGDNDRLAARVATMASADLLVLLSDIDGLYTAPPAQDPNATLIPVVPRIGAEIEAIAGDAGSELSRGGMRTKIEAGKIATSAGTHMVIASGHVKNPLKRIMEGGRCTWFLTSANPVRARKSWIAGALEPRGTLHLDDGAVAALRRGASLLPAGVKRIDGLFDRGDAVVLRGPDGAEVGRGLVAYDSTHAARIMGHSTSEIEALLGVKGRSEMVHRDDLALGVE; this is translated from the coding sequence ATGGCTTTTTCCGAGTCCGCCTCGTCCGAGTCCGTTGCCGACGCGCCGGCGAAGACGCCCGCCTTCGCCGATTTCCGCCGCATCGTCATCAAGGTGGGCTCGGCCCTTCTGGTGGACCGGGCGCAGGGCCGGGTGCGCCTCGCCTGGCTGACCTCGCTGGTGGAGGACATCGCCGCTTTGCACGCCAAGGGCTGCGAGGTGATGGTGGTCTCCTCCGGCGCCATCGCGCTGGGGCGCACCGTGCTCGGCCTGCCGTCCGGGCCGCTGAAGCTGGAGGACAGCCAGGCCGCCGCCGCGGTGGGGCAGATCGCGCTCTCCAAGACCTGGGCGGACATCCTCGGCCATTACAACATCACCGCCGGGCAGGTGCTGCTGACGCTGGGGGATACCGAGGAGCGCCGCCGCTATCTCAATGCGCGTTCCACCCTCGGCCGGCTGATGGAGCTGCGCTCCGTTCCGATCATCAACGAGAACGACACGGTCGCTACCACCGAAATCCGCTACGGTGACAACGACCGCCTCGCGGCGCGCGTCGCCACCATGGCGAGCGCGGACCTGCTGGTGCTGCTGTCCGACATCGACGGCCTCTATACCGCCCCGCCGGCGCAGGACCCCAACGCGACGCTGATCCCGGTGGTGCCGCGCATCGGCGCCGAGATCGAGGCCATCGCGGGGGATGCAGGTTCCGAGCTGTCGCGCGGCGGCATGCGCACCAAGATCGAGGCTGGCAAGATCGCCACCTCCGCCGGCACCCACATGGTGATCGCCTCCGGCCATGTGAAGAATCCGCTGAAGCGCATCATGGAGGGCGGGCGCTGCACCTGGTTCCTCACCTCCGCCAATCCCGTGCGCGCCCGCAAGAGCTGGATTGCCGGGGCGCTGGAGCCGCGCGGCACGCTGCATCTCGATGACGGCGCGGTGGCGGCGCTCCGGCGTGGGGCGAGTCTTCTGCCGGCCGGCGTGAAGCGCATCGACGGCCTGTTCGACCGCGGCGACGCCGTGGTGCTGCGTGGCCCCGACGGTGCCGAAGTCGGGCGCGGCCTTGTCGCCTACGATTCCACCCACGCCGCCCGCATCATGGGGCACTCCACCTCGGAGATCGAGGCGCTGCTGGGGGTGAAGGGGCGCTCCGAGATGGTGCACCGGGACGATCTGGCGCTCGGGGTGGAGTGA
- a CDS encoding type II toxin-antitoxin system VapC family toxin — MIALDTSAIVAMALGEPEADAFARAIARAKALVGTPMLVETRLVLSSRIGEAAGPFVEALARRPSIHPVAFSLKMHEIASLAFDRFGKGRHPAGLNFGDCMAYAVAKAHDVPLLFKGEEFSRTDVRRAHA; from the coding sequence ATGATCGCGCTGGACACGTCGGCCATCGTGGCCATGGCGCTCGGCGAGCCGGAGGCGGACGCCTTCGCGCGGGCGATCGCGCGCGCGAAGGCCCTTGTCGGGACGCCCATGCTTGTTGAAACGCGGCTGGTCCTGTCCAGCCGCATCGGTGAGGCGGCTGGACCGTTTGTCGAGGCCCTCGCGCGCCGCCCGTCGATCCACCCGGTGGCCTTCTCGCTCAAGATGCACGAGATCGCGAGCCTCGCCTTCGACCGCTTCGGCAAGGGCCGGCACCCGGCGGGCTTGAACTTCGGGGACTGCATGGCCTATGCCGTGGCCAAGGCGCATGATGTGCCCCTCCTCTTCAAGGGGGAGGAATTCTCCCGCACCGACGTGCGCCGCGCGCACGCCTGA
- a CDS encoding type II toxin-antitoxin system VapB family antitoxin, which produces MARQLNIRSDEAFETAQRLARRQGRPVTEVVVNALRAYDAALSSDTALTPEQQAEYEALRQLARSAAQRAKEGAVSDHSDMYDEYGLPI; this is translated from the coding sequence ATGGCAAGACAGCTCAACATCCGCAGCGACGAGGCGTTTGAGACGGCGCAGCGGCTGGCGCGCCGGCAGGGGCGGCCGGTGACCGAGGTCGTCGTGAACGCCTTGCGGGCCTACGACGCGGCCTTGTCCTCCGACACCGCGCTTACGCCCGAGCAGCAGGCCGAATATGAGGCCTTGCGCCAACTCGCTCGCTCTGCAGCGCAGCGTGCGAAGGAGGGGGCGGTCTCCGACCACTCCGATATGTATGACGAATATGGCCTGCCCATATGA
- the obgE gene encoding GTPase ObgE, whose amino-acid sequence MKFLDQAKVYVRSGDGGAGCVSFRREKFIEFGGPDGGDGGRGGDVWIECVDGLNTLIDYRYQQHFKAKKGDHGRGARCTGAKGADVVLKVPAGTQILDEDEETILADMTEVGQRIKLLEGGNGGFGNAQFKTSTNQAPRRANPGLEGQERWIWLRLKLIADAGLVGLPNAGKSTFLAATTAAKPKIADYPFTTLHPGLGVVRVDGREFVLADIPGLIEGAHEGVGIGDRFLGHVERCRALLHLVDGTSEHAGKAYKTVRAELAAYGNGLDEKPEIVALSKVDALSPELLKQQKERLQRAAKKKPLLLSATSGQGVPEALRALLSVVEEARGVEKEEAAPRDGWRP is encoded by the coding sequence ATGAAATTCCTCGATCAGGCCAAGGTCTATGTGCGCTCCGGAGACGGCGGGGCAGGGTGCGTCTCGTTCCGGCGCGAGAAGTTCATCGAGTTCGGCGGTCCCGATGGCGGCGACGGCGGGCGGGGCGGCGACGTGTGGATCGAGTGCGTGGACGGCCTCAACACGCTGATCGACTACCGCTATCAGCAGCATTTCAAGGCCAAGAAGGGCGACCACGGCCGGGGTGCCAGATGCACCGGCGCCAAGGGCGCCGATGTGGTGCTGAAGGTGCCGGCCGGTACCCAGATCCTCGATGAGGACGAGGAGACCATCCTCGCCGACATGACCGAGGTCGGCCAGCGCATCAAGCTTCTGGAAGGTGGCAACGGCGGCTTCGGCAACGCCCAGTTCAAGACCTCCACCAACCAGGCCCCCCGCCGCGCCAACCCCGGTCTCGAAGGTCAGGAACGCTGGATCTGGCTTCGCCTGAAGCTGATCGCCGACGCCGGCCTCGTCGGTCTGCCCAATGCCGGCAAGTCCACCTTCCTCGCTGCGACCACGGCGGCGAAGCCCAAGATCGCCGATTATCCCTTCACCACGCTGCATCCCGGCCTCGGCGTGGTGCGGGTGGACGGGCGCGAGTTCGTGCTCGCCGACATTCCCGGCCTGATCGAGGGCGCCCACGAGGGCGTCGGCATCGGCGACCGCTTCCTCGGCCATGTGGAGCGCTGCCGCGCGCTGCTGCACCTGGTGGACGGCACGTCCGAGCATGCCGGCAAAGCCTACAAGACCGTCCGCGCCGAGCTGGCCGCCTATGGCAACGGGCTCGACGAGAAGCCGGAGATCGTCGCCCTTTCCAAGGTGGATGCCCTCTCGCCCGAACTGCTCAAGCAGCAGAAGGAGCGTCTCCAGCGCGCCGCGAAGAAGAAGCCGCTGCTCCTCTCCGCCACCTCGGGCCAAGGCGTGCCGGAGGCGCTGAGGGCGCTTCTTTCGGTGGTGGAGGAGGCCCGCGGCGTCGAGAAGGAAGAGGCCGCGCCGCGCGATGGCTGGCGGCCCTGA